In Streptomyces sp. NBC_01426, one genomic interval encodes:
- a CDS encoding TetR family transcriptional regulator, translated as MTDLRPAPASPAAGLRERKKRRTRDALLRAALLLFIAQGYEQTTVDEITDAVDVSQRTFFRYFANKEEVAFTVQDIVESHFLAELRARPASEGPMEAMRNAVLAGWDTVEEAISEVVPVDLYMRGYQLIESTPALLAVHLRRSTELEEEISRLIAAREGLDLDLDPRPRVVVAAFSGVMRVTGRLWGQGQDASVAAIRRMTEAYLDQIGPALAADWRRPA; from the coding sequence ATGACCGACCTGCGGCCCGCCCCGGCTTCCCCGGCGGCCGGACTGCGCGAACGCAAGAAGCGACGCACCCGGGACGCGCTGCTGCGCGCCGCCCTCCTGCTCTTCATCGCGCAGGGCTACGAGCAGACGACCGTCGACGAGATCACCGACGCGGTGGACGTCTCCCAGCGCACCTTCTTCCGCTACTTCGCGAACAAGGAAGAGGTCGCCTTCACCGTCCAGGACATCGTCGAGTCCCACTTCCTCGCCGAACTGCGGGCCCGTCCGGCGTCCGAGGGTCCGATGGAGGCCATGCGCAACGCGGTGCTCGCCGGTTGGGACACCGTCGAGGAGGCCATCTCCGAGGTGGTACCGGTCGACCTGTACATGCGCGGCTATCAGCTCATCGAGTCCACTCCGGCCCTGCTCGCCGTCCACCTGCGGCGCTCCACGGAGCTGGAGGAGGAGATCTCCCGGCTGATCGCCGCCCGCGAGGGCCTGGACCTGGACCTCGACCCGCGTCCGCGGGTGGTCGTCGCCGCGTTCTCCGGTGTGATGCGGGTCACCGGCCGACTGTGGGGGCAGGGCCAGGACGCCAGCGTGGCCGCGATCCGGCGGATGACCGAGGCGTACCTGGACCAGATCGGTCCGGCGCTGGCCGCGGACTGGCGGCGGCCCGCGTAG